A stretch of Pygocentrus nattereri isolate fPygNat1 chromosome 8, fPygNat1.pri, whole genome shotgun sequence DNA encodes these proteins:
- the LOC119263849 gene encoding kinesin-like protein KIN-14A, producing the protein MMGLKDSPGINIWSVTELLRLCKERENCTYTIKISMLEIYVESLIDLLCENLHSEVEIRTQGRSVAVPGLTQVEVRTEEDVLNVMEMGEKHSHLTPDEANTER; encoded by the exons ATGATGGGCCTAAAGGACAGTCCAGGGATCAACATCTG GTCAGTCACAGAGTTACTGCGTTTGTGTAAGGAGAGAGAAAACTGCACATACACAATTAAG ATATCTATGCTGGAGATCTATGTGGAGAGCCTGATTGATCTCCTGTGTGAGAACCTGCACAGTGAGGTGGAGATCCGCACGCAGGGTAGGTCGGTCGCTGTACCAGGCCTCACTCAGGTGGAGGTGAGAACAGAGGAAGACGTCTTAAATGTCATGGAAATGGGGGAAAAACACTCACACCTCACTCCAGATGAAGCAAACACAGAAAGGTAG
- the znf277 gene encoding zinc finger protein 277 isoform X1: protein MAALKESAELAGGQDCILEPLCFPEQLSDSVSLASSDDCCLVSCVFCSHLAPLSDKDQLLKHLVLDHKLVIADIKLIADFPKYMLYWKKRFTEQPITDFCSVIKTNSEGPAELQENYFLLCDVLPEDRILREQLQQKRLEEVLEQQQKERNDTSFQRTCMFCNEDFTGNRSVLLNHMAREHSFSIGLPDNIVYCTEFLDALERKLDNMQCFYCEKIFRDKTTLKDHMRKKQHRRINANNHDYDRFYVINYLELGKTWEEVLSEDDRELLKDDDDSDWSDWQAHPVCAVCLFCEQQEENMEKICTHMQEAHKFDLHKLKTELNLKFYQQVKLVNYIRRELHQCRCYGCQKKLETKEEVVQHMMEAGHVMQIPEISHWDQPQYYFPTYENDALLTALSDSESESEGADHSSDVPVFPEDISNLKAIKQNSVLNKLLKDRGSSS from the exons GTGGGCAGGATTGTATTTTGGAGCCATTGTGCTTTCCTGAGCAGCTGAGTGATAGCGTTAGCCTAGCCTCCTCTGATGATTGCTGTCTGGTGAGCTGTGTGTTTTGCTCACACTTGGCTCCTCTCTCTGATAAGGACCAGCTCCTCAAGCACCTGGTGCTGGACCACAAACTGGTCATCGCTGACATCAAACTCATCGCTGATTTCCCAAA GTACATGCTTTATTGGAAAAAAAGGTTTACAGAGCAACCCATCACAGACTTCTGCAGTGTCATCAAGACCAACTCTGAGGGACCCGCTG AGCTGCAGGAGAACTACTTCCTCCTGTGTGACGTTCTGCCTGAGGACCGCATCCTTCGAGAACAGCTACAGCAGAAACGACTG GAGGAGGTTCTTGAACAGCAGCAGAAGGAAAGAAATGACACTAGTTTCCAACGTACCTGCATGTTCTGTAATGAGGACTTTACCGGAAACAG GTCAGTGCTGCTCAACCACATGGccagagagcactctttcagcATCGGCCTGCCTGACAACATTGTCTACTGCACAGAGTTCCTCGATGCGCTGGAGAGGAAGCTGGACAA CATGCAGTgtttctactgtgagaagatatTTCGAGACAAGACAACCTTGAAAGATCACATGCGGAAAAAGCAACACAGAAGGATAAACGCCAACAACCATGACTATGATCGCTTCTATGTCATCAATTACTTG GAGCTGGGAAAGACCTGGGAGGAAGTGCTATCTGAGGATGACCGAGAGCTGCTCAAGGATGATGATGA CAGTGATTGGTCAGACTGGCAGGCTCACccagtgtgtgctgtgtgtttgttctgCGAGCAGCAAGAGGAAAATATGGAGAAGatctgcacacacatgcag GAGGCTCACAAGTTTGATCTccacaaattaaaaacagagctca ATCTAAAGTTTTACCAGCAAGTCAAACTAGTGAACTACATCCGGCGTGAGCTCCATCAGTGCCGTTGCTACGGATGCCAGAAGAAGTTGGAAACCAAAGAGGAAGTTGTTCAGCACATGATGGAGGCAGGTCATGTGATGCAGATTCCAGAGATATCACACTGGGACCAACCACA GTACTATTTCCCTACATATGAGAACGATGCCCTCCTAACAGCCCTGTCggacagtgagagtgagtctGAAGGAGCTGACCACAGCTCTGATGTCCCAGTGTTTCCTGAGGACATCTCTAACCTGAAAGCCATAAAGCAGAACAGTGTGCTGAACAAGCTCCTCAAGGACCGAGGCAGCTCCAGCTGA
- the znf277 gene encoding zinc finger protein 277 isoform X2, which translates to MAALKESAELAGGQDCILEPLCFPEQLSDSVSLASSDDCCLVSCVFCSHLAPLSDKDQLLKHLVLDHKLVIADIKLIADFPKYMLYWKKRFTEQPITDFCSVIKTNSEGPAELQENYFLLCDVLPEDRILREQLQQKRLEEVLEQQQKERNDTSFQRTCMFCNEDFTGNRSVLLNHMAREHSFSIGLPDNIVYCTEFLDALERKLDNMQCFYCEKIFRDKTTLKDHMRKKQHRRINANNHDYDRFYVINYLELGKTWEEVLSEDDRELLKDDDDDWSDWQAHPVCAVCLFCEQQEENMEKICTHMQEAHKFDLHKLKTELNLKFYQQVKLVNYIRRELHQCRCYGCQKKLETKEEVVQHMMEAGHVMQIPEISHWDQPQYYFPTYENDALLTALSDSESESEGADHSSDVPVFPEDISNLKAIKQNSVLNKLLKDRGSSS; encoded by the exons GTGGGCAGGATTGTATTTTGGAGCCATTGTGCTTTCCTGAGCAGCTGAGTGATAGCGTTAGCCTAGCCTCCTCTGATGATTGCTGTCTGGTGAGCTGTGTGTTTTGCTCACACTTGGCTCCTCTCTCTGATAAGGACCAGCTCCTCAAGCACCTGGTGCTGGACCACAAACTGGTCATCGCTGACATCAAACTCATCGCTGATTTCCCAAA GTACATGCTTTATTGGAAAAAAAGGTTTACAGAGCAACCCATCACAGACTTCTGCAGTGTCATCAAGACCAACTCTGAGGGACCCGCTG AGCTGCAGGAGAACTACTTCCTCCTGTGTGACGTTCTGCCTGAGGACCGCATCCTTCGAGAACAGCTACAGCAGAAACGACTG GAGGAGGTTCTTGAACAGCAGCAGAAGGAAAGAAATGACACTAGTTTCCAACGTACCTGCATGTTCTGTAATGAGGACTTTACCGGAAACAG GTCAGTGCTGCTCAACCACATGGccagagagcactctttcagcATCGGCCTGCCTGACAACATTGTCTACTGCACAGAGTTCCTCGATGCGCTGGAGAGGAAGCTGGACAA CATGCAGTgtttctactgtgagaagatatTTCGAGACAAGACAACCTTGAAAGATCACATGCGGAAAAAGCAACACAGAAGGATAAACGCCAACAACCATGACTATGATCGCTTCTATGTCATCAATTACTTG GAGCTGGGAAAGACCTGGGAGGAAGTGCTATCTGAGGATGACCGAGAGCTGCTCAAGGATGATGATGA TGATTGGTCAGACTGGCAGGCTCACccagtgtgtgctgtgtgtttgttctgCGAGCAGCAAGAGGAAAATATGGAGAAGatctgcacacacatgcag GAGGCTCACAAGTTTGATCTccacaaattaaaaacagagctca ATCTAAAGTTTTACCAGCAAGTCAAACTAGTGAACTACATCCGGCGTGAGCTCCATCAGTGCCGTTGCTACGGATGCCAGAAGAAGTTGGAAACCAAAGAGGAAGTTGTTCAGCACATGATGGAGGCAGGTCATGTGATGCAGATTCCAGAGATATCACACTGGGACCAACCACA GTACTATTTCCCTACATATGAGAACGATGCCCTCCTAACAGCCCTGTCggacagtgagagtgagtctGAAGGAGCTGACCACAGCTCTGATGTCCCAGTGTTTCCTGAGGACATCTCTAACCTGAAAGCCATAAAGCAGAACAGTGTGCTGAACAAGCTCCTCAAGGACCGAGGCAGCTCCAGCTGA